The following coding sequences lie in one Vibrio spartinae genomic window:
- a CDS encoding YgaP family membrane protein: protein MTIENGVRVIAGSMVLLSVILTYFVHPYFVWLTVFVGLNLIQSALTGICPAVFILKKLGLKA, encoded by the coding sequence ATGACCATTGAAAATGGCGTCCGAGTCATCGCTGGCAGCATGGTACTGCTTTCCGTTATTTTGACTTATTTCGTCCACCCCTACTTTGTCTGGTTGACAGTCTTTGTCGGGCTCAACCTTATTCAAAGCGCATTGACTGGTATCTGTCCGGCAGTCTTTATTCTCAAAAAGCTCGGATTGAAAGCGTAG
- the fdhA gene encoding formaldehyde dehydrogenase, glutathione-independent: protein MCNSSNHGVVYKGPGQVAVESIAFPELALGKRKCNHGVILKVLTTNICGSDQHMVRGRTTASAGLVLGHEITGVILEKGDDVEFLNVGDIVSVPFNIACGRCRNCKSGMTGICLNVNPARPGAAYGYVDMGGWVGGQSEYVMVPYADFNLLKFPDSDQAMEKIRDLTLLSDIFPTGFHGCVTAGVGPGSTVYVAGAGPVGLAAAVSAQLLGAACVIVGDMIEERLEQARSFGCETIDLRQDGDMEDKLEVILGEREVDCFVDCVGFEAHGCGCGGHHKEAPAAVLNSAMQITRAGGQIGIPGLYVTDDPGATDEAARIGALSMRFGLGWAKSHSFHTGQCPVMKYHRSLMQAILFDKVNIAKAVNVQLITLDQAPQGYADFDGGAAKKFVIDPHGSVTA, encoded by the coding sequence ATGTGCAATTCCAGTAATCACGGTGTTGTATATAAAGGACCGGGACAAGTCGCCGTTGAATCGATCGCTTTTCCGGAGTTGGCTCTGGGAAAAAGGAAGTGTAATCACGGCGTCATCCTGAAGGTTCTGACCACCAATATTTGTGGGAGTGACCAGCACATGGTCCGCGGACGGACAACCGCATCGGCGGGACTCGTTCTGGGTCATGAAATCACCGGTGTGATCCTTGAAAAAGGAGACGACGTTGAATTCCTGAATGTGGGTGATATCGTTTCCGTTCCTTTCAACATTGCTTGTGGACGCTGTCGCAACTGTAAATCCGGTATGACGGGCATCTGTCTGAATGTCAACCCGGCACGTCCCGGCGCTGCTTATGGTTATGTCGATATGGGGGGCTGGGTCGGTGGCCAGTCAGAGTACGTGATGGTACCGTATGCTGATTTCAATCTGCTGAAGTTCCCTGATTCAGATCAGGCAATGGAAAAAATTCGGGATCTGACATTGCTCTCTGATATCTTCCCGACCGGCTTCCACGGCTGTGTGACCGCGGGTGTCGGTCCCGGTTCAACCGTGTATGTCGCAGGGGCTGGTCCGGTTGGTCTCGCTGCTGCTGTGTCGGCCCAATTGCTGGGGGCTGCGTGTGTGATCGTGGGTGACATGATAGAGGAACGTCTTGAACAGGCACGAAGCTTTGGCTGTGAAACGATCGACTTGCGTCAAGACGGCGATATGGAAGATAAACTGGAAGTGATTCTCGGTGAACGAGAAGTTGACTGTTTTGTTGACTGTGTTGGGTTTGAAGCGCATGGCTGTGGCTGTGGCGGACACCATAAAGAAGCGCCTGCGGCTGTGTTAAACTCAGCGATGCAAATCACTCGTGCCGGTGGCCAAATTGGTATCCCGGGGCTGTATGTGACGGATGATCCGGGCGCAACGGATGAAGCGGCAAGAATCGGTGCGTTGAGTATGCGTTTTGGTCTCGGTTGGGCGAAATCCCATTCGTTTCATACCGGTCAGTGCCCGGTGATGAAATATCACCGCTCTCTGATGCAGGCGATTCTGTTTGATAAAGTCAACATTGCAAAAGCGGTGAACGTTCAGCTGATCACGTTGGATCAGGCACCGCAAGGTTATGCTGATTTTGATGGTGGCGCAGCGAAAAAATTCGTTATTGATCCACACGGTAGTGTTACCGCATAG
- a CDS encoding FAD-dependent oxidoreductase, with translation MVNIMIDGSTYTVDPNQTLLSATRACGVSLPSLCDTDAAGSIHQHCKLCEVDILGTGIEPACQQMPVEGMVVTTTSSHLSERRKKHLQDILSQPNIICSEPPCQTACPAHVDIQQYLALIAQGNYQQAIAVIKKTLPMPLSIGRVCPAFCESGCQRQQLDEPLAIRQLKRHAADHDLAAYQSYLPERKAEKHKKVAIVGAGPGGLSCGYFLTNEGYDVTILEAMPQAGGWLRYGIPEYRLPKAILDQEIELMCRHGMAIKTNQRLGKDFLLSSLSDNYDAVCLAIGASQASGMAYPGSDLDGCYLGVDFLKDHMLDQQYTVGQNVAVIGGGNTAIDCARTALRLGAQATIIYRRSREEMPAEDYEIEEAEHEGVQFYFLTNPVENIADQNGRVGQVKLEKMALGEPDASGRRRPQPTGEYIMESFDTVISAISQQTDVSFLDNDNIALPLNRYQTIDVNEDNMFSGSRNIFAIGDFRRGPATAVEAVADGRKAAYGIDRFLGGDMEKLYTESFRERNITRSHLIRPEHVEKLKDELRSIVQGDTQAQRDQALTQALQHILRAKMPELTLAERRHNFKEVETGFTDQVAMHEARRCLSCGCPDGNDCKLRHYATEYHVDKSVLPHSDCA, from the coding sequence ATGGTGAATATTATGATCGATGGATCAACGTATACAGTCGATCCGAATCAAACGCTGCTCAGTGCGACAAGAGCCTGTGGTGTTTCCCTGCCTTCACTCTGTGATACCGATGCTGCTGGCAGTATTCATCAACACTGTAAACTCTGCGAGGTTGACATTCTCGGTACAGGTATCGAGCCCGCTTGTCAGCAAATGCCAGTAGAAGGCATGGTGGTCACCACAACATCCAGCCACCTCTCAGAACGCAGAAAAAAACACCTTCAGGACATTCTTTCTCAACCCAATATCATCTGTAGTGAACCGCCTTGTCAAACTGCCTGCCCTGCCCACGTCGATATTCAGCAATATCTGGCGCTCATCGCACAGGGTAACTATCAGCAAGCAATTGCCGTCATCAAAAAAACACTCCCGATGCCGCTGTCAATTGGCCGGGTCTGCCCGGCTTTCTGTGAATCCGGATGTCAGCGCCAACAGTTGGACGAACCACTGGCAATCCGTCAGTTAAAACGCCATGCAGCCGATCACGATCTGGCCGCGTATCAGTCTTATCTGCCAGAAAGAAAAGCAGAGAAACATAAAAAAGTAGCGATTGTCGGTGCCGGACCAGGAGGGCTCAGTTGCGGCTACTTCCTCACCAACGAAGGCTATGATGTCACTATCTTGGAGGCCATGCCCCAAGCAGGTGGATGGCTTCGCTATGGCATTCCCGAATACCGTCTGCCGAAAGCAATTCTTGACCAAGAAATTGAATTGATGTGTCGTCATGGCATGGCCATCAAAACCAATCAGCGACTCGGCAAAGACTTCCTGCTCTCGTCACTGAGCGATAATTATGATGCGGTTTGTCTGGCAATTGGTGCATCGCAAGCCAGTGGTATGGCTTATCCCGGTAGTGACCTCGACGGCTGCTATCTCGGTGTGGATTTCCTGAAAGATCACATGCTCGATCAACAGTATACCGTCGGTCAGAATGTTGCGGTCATCGGTGGCGGTAATACTGCGATTGACTGCGCCCGGACCGCTTTACGCCTTGGGGCGCAAGCAACGATTATTTACCGTCGTTCCCGAGAAGAAATGCCGGCAGAAGATTATGAAATCGAAGAAGCAGAACATGAAGGGGTTCAATTTTATTTTCTGACCAACCCCGTCGAGAATATCGCAGATCAAAATGGTCGGGTCGGTCAGGTCAAACTGGAAAAAATGGCTTTAGGTGAACCAGATGCTTCCGGACGCAGACGCCCTCAGCCGACGGGTGAGTACATCATGGAATCCTTTGATACCGTGATTTCAGCAATTTCACAGCAAACGGATGTCAGTTTTCTCGATAATGACAACATCGCACTGCCACTCAACCGGTATCAGACCATTGATGTGAATGAAGACAATATGTTCTCCGGCTCACGCAATATTTTTGCAATCGGTGATTTTCGCCGCGGCCCGGCAACCGCAGTGGAAGCCGTTGCCGATGGGCGCAAAGCGGCATACGGCATTGACCGTTTTCTTGGCGGCGATATGGAAAAACTGTACACCGAGTCCTTCCGGGAAAGAAATATCACCAGAAGCCACCTGATCCGGCCTGAACATGTTGAGAAGCTCAAAGACGAACTCCGTTCAATCGTTCAGGGCGATACTCAGGCACAACGCGATCAAGCGCTGACACAGGCACTGCAACACATTCTGAGGGCCAAAATGCCGGAACTGACATTAGCTGAACGCCGGCATAACTTTAAAGAAGTCGAAACAGGCTTCACCGATCAGGTCGCAATGCACGAAGCCCGTCGCTGTTTAAGCTGTGGCTGTCCGGATGGAAATGACTGCAAACTCCGCCACTATGCGACGGAGTATCATGTCGATAAATCTGTACTGCCACATTCAGATTGTGCTTAA
- a CDS encoding IS256 family transposase, whose translation MSDDKFEIDIQAFAKALQSGQGLNGKDGLLTPLIKQITEAALGAEIEQHLEAEPDNRKNGKSRKTVKTSSGEFELETPRDRNGSFDPQTVKKHQTRLTDEMERNVLSLFALGNSYQHIREYLLDMYGISVSNGTINAITDRLIPELRAWQERDLDPVYPVVWLDAVHYKIKENGRFVSKAIYTILALNIEGKKELLGIYLSDAEGAHYWLSVLTDLQNRGVKDICIACVDGLKGFPQAIETIYPQTEVQLCVIHQIRNSMKYVASKNQKAFMADLKCVYKAATLKAAEHELDELEAKWGPQYPLVIQSWRNKWENLSVYFKYPEQVRRAIYTTNAVEAVHRQFRKLTKTKGGFANETSLLKLLYAGMLKASEKWTHPVQNWNLTLSQLSIHFEGRLTPYLDL comes from the coding sequence ATGTCTGACGATAAATTCGAAATTGATATTCAAGCTTTTGCCAAAGCATTGCAATCCGGTCAGGGCCTCAACGGCAAAGACGGTTTGCTCACCCCGTTGATTAAGCAAATCACTGAAGCCGCGCTCGGGGCTGAAATCGAACAGCACCTTGAAGCTGAGCCCGACAATCGCAAAAATGGAAAATCCCGCAAAACCGTTAAAACCTCATCCGGGGAATTTGAACTTGAAACGCCCCGTGACCGAAATGGCTCTTTTGACCCGCAAACTGTCAAGAAGCACCAGACCCGACTGACCGATGAGATGGAACGTAATGTCCTCTCCCTGTTTGCCCTTGGCAACAGCTATCAACATATCCGGGAATATCTGCTGGATATGTATGGTATCAGCGTTTCCAATGGCACGATTAACGCCATCACCGACCGTCTTATCCCTGAGCTCAGAGCATGGCAGGAGCGGGATTTAGACCCCGTCTATCCGGTCGTCTGGCTTGATGCCGTTCACTACAAAATCAAGGAAAACGGTCGCTTTGTTTCCAAAGCCATTTACACCATCCTTGCACTCAATATCGAAGGAAAAAAAGAGCTGCTGGGGATTTATCTCTCTGATGCCGAAGGCGCGCATTACTGGCTCAGTGTCCTGACCGACTTACAAAATCGCGGTGTCAAAGATATTTGTATTGCTTGTGTCGATGGCCTCAAAGGGTTCCCTCAGGCGATTGAAACCATTTACCCGCAGACTGAAGTCCAACTCTGTGTTATCCATCAAATCCGTAACTCGATGAAGTATGTCGCCAGCAAAAATCAGAAAGCGTTTATGGCGGATTTAAAATGTGTTTATAAAGCGGCAACCCTTAAAGCTGCCGAACATGAGCTGGATGAGCTGGAAGCCAAATGGGGACCACAATACCCGCTGGTGATTCAGTCATGGCGCAATAAATGGGAGAACTTATCGGTGTATTTCAAATATCCCGAACAGGTCCGCAGAGCCATTTACACCACCAATGCGGTTGAGGCGGTACATCGTCAGTTCCGCAAACTGACCAAAACCAAGGGCGGTTTTGCTAATGAAACCAGCTTGCTCAAGCTGTTGTATGCAGGTATGTTGAAAGCCAGTGAAAAGTGGACGCATCCGGTGCAGAACTGGAACCTGACACTGTCTCAGCTCAGCATCCACTTTGAAGGCAGACTCACTCCATATCTGGATTTATAA
- a CDS encoding ArsR/SmtB family transcription factor encodes MQVNHEPNQVTEVERIKAHAQDAADFLKMMAHPERLMVLCQLIQGEVGVGQLQQNSTLSQSALSQHLTVLRKHHLVACRKSSQQVFYSLTDSRAAQIIVNLQMLFCEEPESLSEKS; translated from the coding sequence ATGCAAGTTAACCATGAACCAAACCAAGTCACTGAGGTTGAGCGAATCAAAGCCCATGCCCAGGATGCGGCTGATTTTTTGAAAATGATGGCACACCCTGAACGATTGATGGTGTTGTGCCAATTGATACAGGGAGAGGTCGGCGTCGGACAACTCCAACAGAATTCGACTTTGAGTCAGTCGGCACTCTCTCAGCATTTGACGGTGCTGCGTAAACATCATTTGGTGGCGTGCCGCAAATCCTCACAGCAGGTGTTTTATTCACTGACCGATAGCCGGGCTGCACAAATCATTGTCAATTTGCAGATGCTATTTTGTGAAGAACCAGAATCACTGAGTGAGAAGTCATGA
- the ahpC gene encoding alkyl hydroperoxide reductase subunit C — protein MINTKIKPFSATAYKNGEFVEVTEKSVEGKWAVFFFYPADFTFVCPTELGDLADHYAELQERGVEVFSVSTDTHFTHKAWHDSSDTIGKIQYYMLGDQTGNITNNFGVMREGQGLADRATFLIDPEGVIQAMEITAEGIGRDAEDLLRKVKAAQYVAAHPGEVCPAKWKEGEETLAPSLDLVGKI, from the coding sequence ATGATCAATACAAAAATCAAACCATTTAGTGCAACCGCTTATAAAAACGGTGAATTTGTTGAAGTCACAGAAAAAAGTGTCGAGGGCAAATGGGCAGTATTTTTCTTCTATCCTGCTGATTTCACATTCGTTTGCCCAACAGAATTAGGTGATCTTGCCGATCATTATGCTGAGCTTCAAGAGCGTGGCGTTGAAGTATTCTCCGTCTCAACTGACACCCACTTCACGCACAAAGCATGGCATGACAGTTCTGACACGATTGGCAAAATTCAGTATTACATGCTTGGTGACCAAACCGGTAACATCACCAACAACTTCGGTGTGATGCGTGAAGGTCAAGGCCTTGCAGACCGTGCAACATTCCTCATCGATCCTGAAGGTGTCATTCAGGCAATGGAAATTACTGCTGAAGGGATTGGCCGTGACGCTGAAGACCTGCTGAGAAAAGTCAAGGCAGCACAATATGTTGCAGCACACCCAGGCGAAGTTTGCCCGGCAAAATGGAAAGAAGGTGAAGAAACATTGGCACCTTCACTGGATCTTGTCGGCAAAATCTAA
- a CDS encoding FAD-dependent oxidoreductase, which produces MTKIVIIGGVAGGASAAARARRLSEDAEIIMLERGPFVSFANCGLPYHIGGDIKERGHLLLQTPESFLARFNVDVRVMNEVLRINRAEKTLTVRNLSDQSEYTESYDFLLLSPGAGPVVPPIPGLDNPLTHSLRNIPDMDKIIQTINTNQVDHATVVGGGFIGLEMMEAFHQLGIQTTLLEMADQVMTPVDREMAGFVHAEIKAKGIDLRLSTALQSVEFKPTTSLASMDSGQIEHQHVNGELDLTLSNGDTLTTDILIMAIGVRPETKLASEAGLQIGELGGIYTNEYMQTSDPSIYAVGDAIEEKDFVTGKPTLVPLAGPANRQGRMAADNMLGRRETYQGTQGTAICKIFDLAVASTGKNEKQLKREGTEYEKVYVHTASHASYYPGAEVVSFKMLFDPKSGKIFGAQALGKDGIDKRIDVMAVAQRAGMTVDQLQHLELTYAPPYGSAKDVINQAAFVANNLIKGDSAAIHFDEIDHLTADQLLLDVRNPGELQNGYLAGAVNIPVDQLRQRMHELPKDKEIIIYCQVGLRGNVAYRQLVNHGFRARNLLGGYRTYQFATA; this is translated from the coding sequence ATGACAAAAATCGTAATTATTGGCGGCGTTGCGGGCGGTGCATCTGCAGCAGCTCGCGCGCGCCGTCTTAGTGAAGATGCTGAAATTATAATGCTTGAACGCGGTCCCTTCGTTTCGTTTGCTAATTGCGGGCTGCCCTACCATATCGGTGGAGACATCAAAGAGCGCGGCCACCTTCTACTGCAAACACCGGAAAGTTTTCTGGCACGTTTTAACGTAGATGTACGCGTCATGAATGAAGTGCTCCGTATTAACCGCGCAGAGAAAACGCTCACGGTTCGTAACCTTTCAGACCAAAGCGAGTACACTGAAAGCTACGACTTCCTGCTTCTCAGCCCAGGTGCGGGGCCGGTTGTGCCGCCCATTCCGGGGCTAGACAATCCATTAACGCACTCGCTACGTAACATTCCAGATATGGATAAAATTATCCAAACTATCAATACCAACCAAGTTGATCACGCAACGGTTGTGGGCGGTGGTTTTATCGGTTTGGAAATGATGGAAGCTTTCCACCAGCTCGGTATTCAAACCACACTGCTGGAAATGGCTGACCAAGTGATGACCCCAGTCGATCGAGAAATGGCAGGTTTTGTACATGCCGAAATCAAAGCAAAAGGCATTGATTTACGTCTGTCCACAGCGTTGCAATCGGTCGAATTCAAGCCAACCACCTCACTGGCAAGCATGGATTCAGGTCAAATAGAACACCAGCACGTGAATGGCGAACTCGATCTGACACTCAGCAATGGCGACACACTGACCACTGATATTCTGATTATGGCCATTGGTGTTCGTCCTGAAACCAAACTGGCTTCAGAGGCCGGTCTGCAAATTGGTGAGCTTGGCGGCATTTACACCAATGAATACATGCAAACGAGCGATCCATCGATCTACGCGGTTGGTGATGCTATCGAAGAGAAAGACTTCGTCACGGGTAAACCGACACTGGTCCCTTTAGCGGGTCCTGCAAACCGTCAAGGCCGGATGGCGGCCGACAATATGCTTGGTCGTCGCGAAACTTATCAGGGCACTCAAGGCACTGCGATTTGTAAGATTTTCGATTTAGCCGTGGCATCAACGGGTAAGAATGAGAAACAGCTCAAACGTGAAGGTACCGAGTACGAAAAAGTGTATGTCCACACAGCGAGCCACGCGAGCTACTACCCGGGGGCAGAAGTGGTGTCGTTCAAAATGCTGTTCGATCCAAAGTCAGGCAAGATTTTCGGTGCGCAAGCGTTGGGTAAAGATGGCATCGATAAACGTATCGACGTCATGGCAGTGGCTCAGCGTGCCGGAATGACCGTCGATCAGTTACAACACCTTGAGCTGACTTACGCGCCACCTTACGGGAGTGCGAAAGACGTGATTAACCAAGCCGCATTTGTCGCAAACAACCTCATCAAAGGCGATTCTGCAGCGATTCACTTTGACGAAATTGATCACCTCACTGCCGACCAGTTGTTACTTGATGTCCGTAATCCCGGCGAGTTACAAAACGGTTATCTGGCAGGTGCTGTCAATATTCCGGTCGATCAACTCCGCCAGCGTATGCATGAGTTACCGAAAGACAAAGAGATCATTATTTACTGTCAGGTTGGGTTACGCGGTAATGTCGCCTATCGCCAACTGGTGAATCATGGTTTCAGAGCACGAAATCTGCTCGGTGGCTATCGCACTTATCAGTTCGCCACAGCTTAG
- a CDS encoding DUF3750 domain-containing protein, giving the protein MLRYLFIVFVMIVTLSCSGGDWRTASRQPAGIAPEPGQEKEAVIEVYAADAFGWRGWFAVHTWIALKPKNAPEYTVYEVIGWRLKQGRSVLTQYQTKHPDRYWYGAKPEKVLSLQGEKASQLIPEITAAIEFYPWADEYTLFPGPNSNTFPAWVGLQVPALGLKMPFRAIGSGYAN; this is encoded by the coding sequence ATGCTCAGATATCTTTTCATCGTGTTTGTGATGATCGTGACTCTCAGTTGTAGTGGTGGGGACTGGCGCACCGCAAGCCGTCAACCCGCAGGTATAGCCCCGGAACCGGGACAAGAGAAAGAAGCGGTGATTGAAGTGTATGCCGCCGACGCGTTCGGCTGGCGCGGCTGGTTTGCGGTGCACACTTGGATAGCACTGAAACCGAAAAATGCCCCTGAATATACCGTTTACGAGGTGATCGGCTGGCGACTCAAACAAGGACGCTCGGTTCTGACCCAATATCAAACCAAACATCCGGATCGCTACTGGTATGGTGCCAAACCAGAAAAAGTTTTATCCCTCCAAGGAGAAAAAGCGAGCCAGTTGATCCCTGAAATTACGGCTGCCATTGAATTTTACCCGTGGGCAGATGAATACACCCTCTTCCCCGGACCGAACAGTAATACATTTCCGGCATGGGTTGGCTTACAGGTACCCGCACTGGGATTAAAAATGCCTTTCCGGGCGATCGGGAGCGGCTACGCGAATTAG
- the ahpF gene encoding alkyl hydroperoxide reductase subunit F, whose translation MLDQAIKQQLKQYLTNLKEDVRLVVSLDESKTSQEILSLAEEIETLSDHVSVVHDNAASERKPVMAVTNPEKGTQLRFAGVPMGHEFTSLVLALLHSGGHPMKLEDETITQIASLHKKLDVEVFISLSCQNCPDVVQAFNMMAAINPDIRVTMIDGALFQDEVKQRDILAVPSVFVNGELFGQGRMSLAEILTKIDDGAAERATASINEKDPYDVLVVGGGPAGGAAAVYAARKGIRTGIVAKRLGGQVMDTMAIENFISVKRTEGPKLAADLGEHLKEYDVDIITDQQADRLMGAAYTEDGYIHVNLESGATLKSKSVILSPGARWREMNVPGEHEYRNKGVAYCPHCDGPLFKGKKTAVIGGGNSGIEAAIDLAGIVEHVTVLEFADILRADQVLIDKANSLPNIDIITMAQTTEVIGDGKRVTGLKYKDRHTDEIHTLLLSGIFVQIGLVPNTEWLKDSDVTLSPRGEIEVGSRGDTSMSGVFAAGDATTVPYKQIIIAMGEGAKASLGAFDYLIRHQG comes from the coding sequence ATGCTAGACCAAGCGATCAAACAACAATTAAAACAATATCTCACAAACTTAAAAGAAGATGTCCGCTTAGTGGTCAGTCTAGATGAAAGTAAAACATCTCAAGAAATTCTTTCACTGGCTGAAGAGATCGAAACATTAAGCGATCATGTCTCGGTAGTACATGATAACGCGGCCAGTGAACGTAAACCCGTCATGGCGGTCACGAATCCGGAGAAAGGTACACAATTGCGTTTTGCAGGTGTGCCGATGGGACACGAGTTTACCTCATTGGTTTTAGCGCTGCTCCACTCGGGTGGTCATCCGATGAAACTTGAAGATGAGACCATCACGCAGATTGCCAGTCTTCATAAAAAACTGGATGTGGAAGTCTTTATCTCCCTCTCGTGTCAGAACTGTCCCGATGTGGTTCAAGCTTTCAACATGATGGCTGCAATCAACCCAGACATTCGGGTCACGATGATTGATGGTGCCCTGTTCCAAGATGAAGTCAAACAACGTGATATTCTGGCAGTGCCAAGCGTTTTTGTGAATGGTGAGTTATTCGGGCAAGGCCGGATGTCATTAGCAGAAATCTTAACCAAAATTGATGATGGTGCAGCGGAAAGAGCAACAGCCAGTATTAATGAAAAAGACCCATACGATGTATTGGTCGTCGGTGGCGGACCTGCCGGTGGTGCTGCGGCTGTTTATGCCGCTCGTAAAGGCATCCGGACAGGTATCGTTGCGAAGCGTCTCGGTGGTCAAGTGATGGACACGATGGCGATTGAAAACTTTATCTCCGTCAAGAGAACCGAAGGGCCGAAACTGGCAGCCGATCTGGGTGAGCATCTCAAAGAATATGATGTGGATATCATTACTGATCAGCAAGCAGACCGGTTGATGGGTGCAGCTTATACCGAAGATGGGTATATTCACGTCAATCTTGAAAGCGGTGCAACCCTCAAGAGTAAAAGTGTCATTCTCAGCCCGGGCGCACGCTGGAGAGAAATGAATGTTCCCGGTGAACATGAATACCGCAATAAAGGGGTTGCTTACTGCCCACACTGTGACGGTCCACTGTTTAAAGGGAAGAAAACAGCCGTTATCGGTGGCGGCAACTCCGGTATTGAAGCCGCGATTGATTTGGCCGGGATTGTCGAACACGTCACGGTCCTTGAATTTGCCGATATACTTCGTGCAGACCAAGTACTGATTGATAAAGCAAACTCTCTGCCGAATATCGACATCATTACCATGGCACAGACCACCGAAGTGATTGGCGATGGAAAACGGGTGACCGGTCTTAAATATAAAGATCGCCATACCGATGAGATCCATACTCTCCTGTTATCCGGTATTTTCGTGCAAATTGGTTTGGTTCCCAATACAGAATGGCTGAAAGATTCAGATGTAACGCTCTCACCAAGAGGTGAAATCGAAGTCGGTAGCCGAGGCGACACCAGTATGTCAGGAGTATTTGCTGCCGGAGATGCGACGACTGTCCCTTATAAACAAATTATTATCGCTATGGGCGAAGGGGCGAAAGCCAGTCTGGGAGCATTTGATTACCTGATTCGTCATCAGGGGTGA